The following proteins are encoded in a genomic region of Nicotiana sylvestris chromosome 4, ASM39365v2, whole genome shotgun sequence:
- the LOC104245416 gene encoding uncharacterized protein, which produces MDSASAIPFHSLALSVTVFNRLNLSEWREQVQFHLDVMDLDLALPNDKPAANTAPSSADEKSFHKAWERSNRLSLMFMRMNIANNIKGTIPQTESAREYLKFVEERFRSADKSLPSTLMVELTTCF; this is translated from the exons ATGGATtccgcttcag CTATTCCTTTTCATTCGCTTGCTTTGTCTGTTACTGTATTCAACAGATTGAACTTATCTGAATGGCGTGAACAAGTCCAGTTCCACTTAGATGTGATGGATCTTGACTTGGCTCTGCCGAATGATAAGCCTGCTGCCAATACTGCTCCGAGCAGTGCGGATGAGAAGTCTTTCCATAAAGCGTGGGAACGCTCTAACAGGCTAAGCCTTATGTTTATGCGAATGAATattgccaacaacattaagggTACTATTCCACAAACAGAAAGTGCCAGGGAATACCTGAAGTTTGTGGAAGAACGTTTTCGTTCTGCAGATAAGTCTCTCCCTAGTACACTAATGGTTGAACTCACGACTTGTTTTTAA